One genomic region from Pristiophorus japonicus isolate sPriJap1 chromosome 27, sPriJap1.hap1, whole genome shotgun sequence encodes:
- the LOC139239453 gene encoding serine racemase-like isoform X4 yields the protein MVTHSSGNHGQALALAARMKGIPAYVVVPRTAPACKKAAMLEYGARIVECEPSEQARAAAASRTVVETQGVLVHPNQDPLVIAGQGTIGLEILQQVPDVQAVVVPVGGGGMISGIAVAIKAQQPQVKIYAAEPENADDCYRSKRSGQLTPNTQPPMTVADAVKTSIGANTWPIIRDLVDDVFTVGEEEIQRATRLVWERAKLVIEPTAGLGVAAVLSPRFRELPASLRNVCVVLCGGNADLDSLEWLRGAQGGRDGL from the exons ATGGTGACACACAGCAGCGGCAATCACGGGCAGGCACTGGCACTAGCGGCTCGAAtgaaag GGATCCCTGCGTACGTGGTGGTGCCTCGGACAGCCCCAGCGTGCAAAAAGGCCGCCATGCTGGAATACGGCGCGCGCATCGTGGAGTGTGAGCCCAGCGAGCAG GCTAGGGCGGCAGCTGCATCCAGGACAGTTGTGGAAACCCAAGGAGTACTGGTCCACCCGAATCAGGATCCCCTTGTGATCGCGGGACAGGGCACCATAGGATTGGAGATCCTACAACAG GTCCCAGACGTGCAGGCTGTGGTTGTGCCTGTCGGGGGTGGAGGAATGATCTCGGGAATTGCAGTCGCCATCAAG GCACAGCAGCCGCAGGTCAAGATCTACGCGGCGGAGCCGGAGAACGCGGACGACTGTTACCGCTCGAAGCGCAGCGGGCAGCTCACCCCCAACACCCAGCCCCCCATGACGGTGGCCGACGCTGTGAAGACCAGTATCGGGGCCAACACCTGGCCCATCATCAGGGACTTGGTGGACGATGTGTTCACCGTCGGCGAGGAGGAGATTCAG CGAGCCACGCGGCTGGTGTGGGAGCGGGCAAAGCTGGTGATCGAGCCCACAGCCGGGCTGGGCGTGGCGGCCGTCCTCTCCCCCCGCTTCCGGGAGCTCCCCGCCAGCCTCCGCAACGTCTGCGTGGTGCTGTGCGGAGGCAACGCAGACCTGGACTCCCTCGAGTGGCTGCGTGGGGCCCAGGGCGGGCGAGACGGCCTTTGA